One window of the Natrinema sp. CBA1119 genome contains the following:
- a CDS encoding ABC transporter permease, whose amino-acid sequence MSTETKPKAELYKRVDALWTLVRDQFAFLRRDPLAYAGMLVVAAFVFLGLFGPFLAPHDPIEHTVRGDTGSVLRLSAPSVDAYFGTTAYGKDVLSQFLAGARPTLIVGLFGGLGTGALGFTVGVVSGYYGGWVDELLMRLTDLTFSLPFMPMALLLLTFMTPNIWLITAIIAGFLWKMPARVVRSEVLSVRERTFVKSARASGASDLRTMLYHVAPNVLPIGFLYTAYGVAWAIAAQASLAFLGFGDPTMTSWGRMLRQVFASGNMRVAWWWVLPPAIGIAAITTSVFLIGRAYEEVINPEIQTNQ is encoded by the coding sequence ATGAGTACCGAAACGAAACCCAAGGCAGAGTTGTACAAGCGCGTCGATGCACTGTGGACGCTCGTCCGCGACCAGTTCGCGTTCCTGCGACGGGATCCGCTGGCGTACGCCGGCATGCTCGTCGTCGCGGCGTTCGTGTTTCTCGGACTGTTCGGGCCGTTTCTGGCCCCACACGATCCGATCGAGCACACCGTTCGCGGCGACACCGGCTCCGTGCTCCGGCTCTCGGCCCCGAGCGTGGACGCGTACTTCGGGACGACGGCCTACGGCAAGGACGTGCTGAGTCAGTTCCTCGCCGGCGCACGGCCGACGCTCATCGTCGGCCTGTTCGGCGGCCTGGGGACGGGCGCGCTCGGCTTCACCGTCGGCGTCGTCAGCGGCTACTACGGTGGCTGGGTCGACGAGCTCCTGATGCGGCTGACCGACCTGACGTTCTCGCTGCCGTTCATGCCGATGGCGCTGCTGTTGCTGACGTTTATGACGCCGAACATCTGGCTGATCACGGCGATCATCGCCGGCTTCCTCTGGAAGATGCCGGCGCGGGTCGTCCGCTCTGAGGTGCTATCGGTCCGCGAGCGAACGTTCGTCAAGTCCGCTCGAGCCAGCGGCGCGAGCGACCTGCGGACGATGCTGTACCACGTCGCGCCGAACGTGTTGCCGATCGGCTTCCTCTACACCGCCTACGGCGTCGCCTGGGCGATCGCAGCGCAGGCGAGCCTGGCGTTCCTCGGCTTCGGCGATCCGACGATGACCAGCTGGGGCCGAATGCTCCGGCAAGTGTTCGCATCGGGGAACATGCGCGTTGCGTGGTGGTGGGTGCTCCCGCCGGCCATCGGTATCGCCGCGATAACTACCTCGGTGTTCCTCATCGGACGGGCCTACGAGGAAGTCATTAACCCCGAAATTCAGACCAACCAATGA
- a CDS encoding MBL fold metallo-hydrolase has product MRVTFLGTGSAMPTGDRFQAGILVQEDGRTLLIDCGAGSLQRLQQSGVGYENVSSVLLTHHHLDHVADLLPLMKARWLAGEEHLEVVGPQGTKALVDDLLDVYEYMQDKLEIQVREVVAGEFSVAGFDVSAYETRHSLPCLAYRFGDLFTFSGDSEAFAGLTNFAEGSAILAHDCSFPDDVDVSNHPTPDALGRELADREIGRVYLTHLYPHTEGRHDEMLESIGSHYDGDVRFAEDLQTISIT; this is encoded by the coding sequence ATGCGTGTCACCTTTCTCGGTACTGGAAGCGCCATGCCTACGGGGGATCGGTTTCAGGCGGGGATTCTCGTGCAGGAGGACGGCCGGACGCTGCTGATCGACTGCGGTGCCGGCTCGCTCCAGCGGCTCCAGCAGTCCGGTGTCGGCTACGAGAACGTCTCGTCCGTTCTCCTGACGCACCACCACCTCGATCACGTGGCCGACCTGCTCCCCCTGATGAAAGCTCGCTGGCTCGCCGGCGAGGAGCACCTCGAGGTCGTCGGCCCGCAGGGGACCAAGGCGCTGGTCGACGACCTGCTCGACGTTTACGAGTACATGCAGGACAAACTCGAGATACAGGTTCGCGAGGTCGTCGCCGGCGAGTTTTCCGTCGCCGGATTCGACGTCTCCGCCTACGAGACGCGCCACTCGCTTCCATGTCTGGCCTACCGCTTTGGCGATCTCTTTACGTTCAGCGGCGACAGCGAGGCCTTCGCGGGACTGACGAACTTCGCCGAGGGCTCGGCGATCCTCGCCCACGATTGTTCTTTCCCCGACGACGTCGATGTCTCGAACCACCCGACGCCCGACGCGCTCGGTCGGGAACTGGCCGACCGGGAGATCGGCCGAGTCTATCTGACCCATCTCTATCCCCACACCGAGGGCCGCCACGACGAGATGCTCGAGTCGATCGGCAGCCACTACGACGGCGACGTTCGGTTCGCCGAGGACCTCCAGACGATCTCGATCACGTAA
- a CDS encoding universal stress protein produces the protein MSILAAVDATNEHDTVVETGHDLASAYETTLSVLHVVSQEAFESRKETVERVSDVRGYSKSQRAEAAANVANEVVVGTLEDVDLETISTLGRVGEPVPSILDVAGDLDAEYIVIGGRKRSPTGKALFGSTTQSVLLEADRPVVTVISDEE, from the coding sequence ATGTCTATACTCGCAGCTGTCGATGCGACAAATGAACACGATACTGTCGTCGAGACCGGACACGATTTGGCTTCTGCCTACGAGACGACGCTCTCCGTCCTCCACGTCGTCTCACAGGAAGCGTTCGAGTCCCGCAAAGAGACCGTCGAGCGCGTCTCTGACGTTCGCGGATATAGTAAGTCCCAGCGCGCCGAAGCCGCGGCAAACGTCGCGAATGAGGTCGTCGTTGGGACGCTCGAGGACGTCGACCTCGAGACGATATCGACGCTCGGGCGCGTCGGTGAGCCGGTCCCCTCGATTCTGGACGTTGCCGGCGATCTCGATGCCGAATACATCGTTATCGGCGGCAGAAAGCGGTCACCCACCGGAAAGGCCCTGTTCGGGAGTACGACCCAGTCCGTCCTTCTCGAGGCTGATCGGCCGGTCGTGACGGTTATATCGGACGAAGAGTAG
- a CDS encoding MMPL family transporter, with protein MSVPERIADAITGHTRIVLVVLVLLTALVGAGMPMVDDDSSLSQFESESDEAKALERIDENFTSEQRENTTSVQLIVRGDNVLEKESLISSLEFQQEIRADESINSTLVENQSITGVENIVAISAIRGEQSAELNETRSQLQDGLNQTVGIQRQYEALNESYANDSINQSTYQARSAELEGQFDAVVENATANLTETQTAQYEASVERVREIESEQYEIRSQSENPNEDPEYQRLTAERNEAYQNGTAGVLEAEYAALQSDESPPLGEQIETLENMDDEEYERLLDRTLSGESTDDNVAIAFMPSSYEPGSTQADTRMTSITQSTAGDGANGMGGGAISDEIIDSQLEIRELAETHEQDYLVFGGGVITDEINRSMGDSLAIVGPLAMLFVVVALLVAYRDPLDIVLGVAGIVAVLVWTFGFMGWADIAFNQMFVAVPVLLIGLSIDYAIHVFMRHREQREADGTQGSVRGSMTIALGGVGAALVWVTATTVIGFLSNLVSPIGPIREFGIVSSVGIVAALIVFGALIPAAKIEIDEFLESRGFDRRKRAFGTGGGRFSDVLTVGSTAARRIPLAVLLVVVLLTAGGAYGATQVDTSFQQEDFLAESPPAWTETLPGGMAPGEYHAKDDLEFVNQHFQREDSQAQILVEGGVDDDEFLTKINETRTDAAGDDGIAYTLATGEANIQDPLSTMERAARQNESFNESFTAADTDDDGVPDQNVSALYDQLFEVDGEAASQVLHRTDGGEYQSARMIVAVKGNATASETTSEMRTIAGDFEDGSDGRWSAIATGDPIVSHIVEQDLLDTVLESLVITLVAVFLFLTAAYWLTGASASLGAITLLPVAFSVSWILGTMYLIGMPFNVLTGMITSLTVGLGVAYSIHISERYRLELERQGNVWSALQTTVTGTGGALLGSAATTVGGFGTLAFAILPALRQFGIITGLTITYAFLASVVVLPTLLVVWTRYFGPDVSFDTSGVRSETATASDGGTVSEQGDSE; from the coding sequence ATGAGCGTTCCCGAACGGATCGCGGACGCCATCACCGGGCACACGCGGATCGTTCTCGTGGTCCTCGTGCTCCTGACGGCGCTCGTCGGAGCCGGGATGCCGATGGTCGACGACGACTCCTCGCTCTCCCAGTTCGAGAGCGAATCCGACGAGGCGAAGGCCCTCGAGCGGATCGACGAGAACTTCACGAGCGAACAGCGAGAGAACACGACCAGCGTCCAGTTGATCGTCCGCGGCGACAACGTTCTCGAGAAGGAATCCCTGATTTCGTCGCTCGAGTTCCAACAGGAGATACGAGCCGACGAGTCGATCAACTCGACGCTCGTCGAGAACCAGTCGATTACCGGCGTCGAGAACATCGTCGCAATCAGCGCGATCAGGGGAGAGCAGTCCGCTGAGCTGAACGAAACGCGTTCACAGCTCCAGGACGGTCTCAATCAGACGGTCGGGATTCAGCGCCAGTACGAGGCGTTAAACGAGTCCTATGCGAACGACTCGATCAACCAGTCGACATATCAAGCGCGGTCGGCCGAGCTCGAAGGCCAGTTCGACGCAGTCGTCGAGAACGCCACAGCCAACCTCACCGAAACCCAGACCGCACAGTACGAAGCCAGCGTCGAGCGCGTTCGAGAGATCGAGTCGGAACAGTACGAGATCCGCTCCCAATCCGAGAACCCGAACGAAGACCCGGAGTACCAGCGGCTCACTGCCGAGCGTAACGAGGCGTACCAAAACGGAACGGCCGGCGTCCTCGAGGCGGAGTACGCTGCGCTGCAAAGCGATGAGAGCCCGCCGCTCGGAGAACAGATCGAGACCCTCGAGAACATGGACGACGAGGAGTACGAGCGACTTCTCGATCGGACACTATCGGGAGAGAGTACGGATGACAACGTCGCAATCGCGTTCATGCCGTCGTCCTACGAGCCGGGCAGTACGCAGGCCGACACCCGAATGACGTCGATCACCCAGTCGACCGCCGGCGACGGTGCAAACGGCATGGGTGGCGGCGCGATCAGCGACGAGATCATCGACAGTCAACTCGAGATTCGCGAGTTGGCCGAGACGCACGAACAGGACTACCTCGTCTTCGGCGGCGGCGTCATCACCGACGAGATCAACCGATCGATGGGTGACAGTCTGGCCATCGTCGGCCCGCTCGCAATGTTGTTCGTCGTCGTCGCGCTGTTGGTCGCGTACCGCGACCCGCTGGACATCGTCCTCGGGGTCGCCGGCATCGTCGCCGTCCTCGTCTGGACGTTCGGCTTCATGGGCTGGGCGGACATCGCGTTCAACCAGATGTTCGTCGCGGTGCCGGTCCTCCTGATCGGCCTGTCGATCGACTACGCGATCCACGTGTTCATGCGCCATCGGGAACAACGCGAGGCCGACGGTACTCAGGGGTCCGTCCGCGGCTCGATGACGATCGCGCTGGGCGGCGTCGGTGCCGCCCTCGTTTGGGTGACGGCCACGACCGTCATCGGTTTCCTCTCGAATCTCGTCAGCCCGATCGGTCCGATCCGCGAGTTCGGGATCGTCAGCTCGGTGGGCATCGTCGCCGCGCTGATCGTCTTCGGCGCGCTGATTCCGGCCGCCAAGATCGAGATCGACGAGTTCCTCGAGTCCCGCGGTTTCGACCGCCGAAAGCGGGCATTCGGGACCGGCGGCGGCCGTTTCAGTGACGTTCTGACAGTCGGCTCGACCGCCGCTCGTCGGATTCCCCTCGCCGTCCTCCTCGTCGTCGTCCTGCTCACCGCGGGCGGCGCGTACGGGGCGACGCAGGTCGACACCAGTTTCCAGCAAGAAGACTTCCTCGCTGAGAGCCCCCCGGCGTGGACCGAAACCCTCCCCGGCGGAATGGCCCCCGGCGAGTACCATGCCAAGGACGACCTCGAGTTCGTCAACCAGCACTTCCAGCGCGAGGACAGCCAGGCACAGATACTCGTCGAGGGTGGTGTCGACGACGACGAGTTCCTCACAAAGATCAACGAGACGCGGACAGACGCCGCGGGTGACGACGGCATCGCGTACACGTTAGCGACCGGCGAAGCCAACATCCAGGACCCGCTCTCGACGATGGAGCGGGCCGCCAGACAGAACGAGTCGTTCAACGAGTCGTTCACCGCTGCCGACACCGATGACGATGGCGTCCCCGACCAGAACGTCTCGGCGCTGTACGATCAGCTCTTCGAGGTCGACGGGGAAGCCGCGAGTCAGGTACTCCACCGGACCGACGGGGGAGAATACCAGTCTGCTCGGATGATCGTTGCCGTCAAGGGGAACGCGACCGCCAGCGAGACGACCAGCGAGATGCGGACGATCGCCGGCGATTTCGAGGACGGGAGCGACGGGCGCTGGAGCGCGATCGCAACCGGCGATCCGATCGTCAGCCACATCGTCGAACAGGACCTGTTAGACACCGTCCTCGAGAGTCTCGTGATCACGCTCGTCGCGGTGTTCCTGTTCCTCACCGCGGCCTACTGGCTGACCGGTGCCAGCGCCTCGCTGGGTGCCATCACCCTGCTTCCGGTCGCGTTCTCCGTCAGCTGGATCCTGGGAACGATGTACCTCATCGGAATGCCCTTCAACGTGTTGACGGGGATGATCACGAGCCTCACCGTCGGGCTCGGGGTCGCCTACAGCATCCACATCAGCGAACGCTACAGGCTCGAACTCGAGCGGCAGGGGAACGTCTGGTCGGCGCTACAAACGACCGTCACCGGCACCGGCGGGGCGCTGCTCGGCAGTGCCGCGACCACCGTCGGCGGCTTCGGGACGCTCGCCTTCGCGATCCTCCCCGCGCTCCGGCAGTTCGGGATCATTACCGGACTGACGATAACCTACGCGTTCCTGGCCAGCGTCGTCGTTCTCCCGACGCTACTGGTGGTGTGGACGCGATACTTCGGACCGGACGTCTCGTTCGACACGTCGGGTGTGCGGTCGGAAACGGCGACTGCGAGCGATGGCGGGACAGTCTCTGAGCAGGGTGACAGCGAGTGA
- a CDS encoding hemolysin family protein: protein MSGLEIIAALNAVGVDLPTDLVAVAGIGTLLVLLILSAFFSSAEIAMFSLAQHRIESLVEDGSPGADIVQTLKADPHRLLITILVGNNLVNIAMSSIATGLLAMYIGQGQAVLAATFGVTAVVLLFGESAPKSYAIENTESWALTVARPLRVSKYVLYPLVVTFDRLTRIVNRLSGGGTTVESSYVTREEIRNLIRTGENEGIIEADEREMLQRVLRFNDTIAKEVMTPRLDVTGVPRTSTVDDAVEKCVESGHTRLPVYEGGLDTVVGVVTLGDLVRDHQYGETVDDTLEARIEETLHVPESKQIDDLFREMRRERVEQVVIIDEFGTTEGIVTTEDIVEAVVGEILDTQEAEPIETVDDLTTHVDGEVNIEAVNDVIGVEFPEGEEFETIAGFLFNRAGRLVEPGETFTYDGVDLTIERVDNTRIKRVRITEPDPPTADDSSVTASS, encoded by the coding sequence ATGTCCGGCCTCGAGATAATCGCCGCGCTGAACGCCGTCGGCGTCGATCTCCCGACGGATCTCGTGGCTGTCGCCGGCATCGGGACGCTTCTCGTGTTGCTGATATTATCGGCGTTCTTCTCCTCGGCGGAGATCGCGATGTTCTCGCTGGCCCAGCACCGAATCGAGTCGCTCGTCGAGGACGGTTCGCCCGGTGCCGACATCGTACAGACGCTGAAAGCGGACCCTCATCGATTGCTGATAACGATCCTCGTCGGGAACAACCTGGTCAACATCGCGATGTCGTCGATCGCGACCGGGCTGCTCGCGATGTACATCGGACAGGGCCAGGCGGTACTGGCGGCCACGTTCGGCGTGACGGCCGTTGTCCTGCTGTTCGGTGAGAGCGCTCCGAAGTCCTACGCCATCGAGAACACGGAATCGTGGGCGCTCACCGTCGCTCGGCCGCTGCGCGTCTCGAAATACGTGCTCTATCCGCTGGTGGTCACGTTCGACAGGCTGACCCGCATCGTCAACAGGCTGAGTGGCGGCGGCACCACCGTCGAGTCCTCATACGTGACCCGCGAGGAGATACGGAACCTGATACGGACCGGCGAGAACGAGGGGATCATCGAGGCCGACGAACGCGAAATGCTCCAGCGGGTGCTCCGGTTCAACGACACGATCGCGAAAGAGGTGATGACGCCGCGGTTAGACGTCACCGGCGTCCCTCGAACGTCGACGGTCGACGACGCCGTCGAGAAGTGCGTCGAGAGCGGCCACACCCGCTTACCGGTGTACGAGGGAGGGCTCGACACCGTCGTCGGCGTCGTCACACTCGGTGATCTCGTCCGTGACCACCAGTACGGCGAGACGGTGGACGACACGCTCGAGGCCCGTATCGAGGAGACGCTGCACGTCCCGGAGAGCAAACAAATCGACGACCTGTTCCGCGAAATGCGTCGCGAGCGCGTCGAACAGGTCGTCATTATCGACGAGTTCGGGACGACCGAAGGGATCGTCACGACCGAAGATATCGTCGAAGCGGTCGTCGGCGAGATACTCGATACACAGGAAGCAGAACCCATTGAGACCGTCGATGATCTGACGACCCATGTCGACGGTGAGGTAAACATCGAAGCCGTCAACGACGTGATCGGCGTCGAGTTCCCGGAGGGAGAAGAGTTCGAGACGATCGCCGGATTCCTCTTCAATCGCGCTGGACGGCTGGTCGAACCCGGCGAGACGTTCACCTACGACGGCGTCGATCTCACCATCGAACGCGTTGACAACACACGCATCAAGCGCGTGCGTATCACCGAACCCGACCCGCCAACGGCCGACGATTCCAGTGTGACTGCCTCGAGTTAG
- a CDS encoding ABC transporter ATP-binding protein, which yields MTLLNVEDLKVTYATDDEPVHAVNDVSFSIDEGVNYGLAGESGSGKSTVAEALLGLLPNNGTVESGTIEFNGTDLTSLSEAERRDILWEDIAYIPQSAMDSLDPVMTTGDQIAQAIHTHRNVTETKAYDRVRELFEIVGLDPGRIDDYPHEFSGGMRQRVTIAMALALEPDLIIADEPTTGLDVIVQDKIIDKILEIQERMDSSLLLITHEIGVIAETCDELSILYGGKVMEQGSVDNVLVNPTNPYTMGLKNSFPEIDEDEDPVAIPGSPPNVNREPTACVFEDRCPFATDECGESHPELVDLPNRNHRSACHRVKEAAQLRRDADEPETWNIPDDGDAESDRGEVILETGGLEKHYEQSQPLLSKFRGEDPDRVKAVDGVSLSVRRSEVLGVAGESGCGKSTLGETIALLEDPTGGEMTFDGEPYEYYQDGNLQEFRRKVQIVFQDPFDSLNPRQTVRKLVGEPLTIHDYRTDEKEQAIIETLEKVGLTPAEKILDNYPHELSGGQRQRVAVAKALVLDPDFLICDEPASMLDVSLKVNLLNLLRGLADTEDIGIVYISHDLASLMQVSDRLAIMYLGRIIEEGDVDRIATRPKHPYTSSLLSAAPEKDPTADRTRVLLEGEPPDPVDLPSGCTFAPRCPKAQESCWEAEPAIGETGDESHQAACYFPDGENEQSVSDASAMDETEFPGSANTDSVGD from the coding sequence ATGACGCTACTCAACGTCGAAGATCTCAAAGTCACGTACGCGACCGACGACGAACCAGTCCACGCCGTTAACGACGTCTCGTTCAGTATCGACGAGGGCGTCAATTACGGCCTCGCCGGGGAGTCCGGCTCCGGGAAGTCCACCGTCGCGGAGGCGCTGCTCGGCCTGCTCCCGAACAACGGGACCGTCGAGAGCGGTACCATCGAGTTCAACGGAACGGACCTCACGTCTCTTTCCGAGGCTGAGCGCCGGGATATCCTCTGGGAGGATATCGCCTATATTCCCCAGAGCGCGATGGACTCGCTTGATCCCGTGATGACGACCGGCGACCAGATTGCACAGGCGATCCACACCCACCGTAACGTCACGGAGACGAAGGCGTACGACCGCGTCCGCGAACTGTTCGAGATCGTCGGCCTCGACCCGGGCCGAATCGACGACTACCCCCACGAGTTCTCCGGCGGGATGCGCCAGCGGGTCACCATCGCGATGGCGCTGGCCCTCGAGCCGGACCTCATCATCGCCGACGAGCCGACGACCGGACTGGACGTTATCGTTCAAGACAAGATCATCGACAAGATCTTGGAGATCCAAGAGCGGATGGACAGCTCCCTGCTGTTGATCACCCACGAGATCGGCGTCATCGCAGAGACCTGCGACGAGCTATCGATCCTCTACGGCGGGAAGGTGATGGAGCAGGGGAGCGTCGACAACGTACTGGTCAATCCGACCAACCCCTATACGATGGGACTGAAGAACTCCTTCCCGGAAATCGACGAGGACGAGGACCCCGTTGCGATCCCCGGCTCGCCGCCGAATGTGAATCGGGAGCCGACGGCTTGCGTCTTCGAGGACCGGTGTCCGTTCGCCACGGACGAGTGCGGAGAGTCCCATCCGGAGCTGGTCGATCTCCCCAACCGAAACCACCGGTCGGCTTGCCACCGCGTCAAGGAGGCGGCCCAGCTCCGACGGGACGCGGACGAGCCGGAGACGTGGAACATCCCCGACGACGGGGACGCCGAGTCCGACCGCGGTGAAGTCATCCTCGAGACGGGTGGCCTCGAAAAACACTACGAGCAGAGCCAACCGCTGCTGAGCAAGTTCCGCGGCGAAGACCCGGATCGCGTGAAGGCGGTCGACGGCGTCTCGCTGTCCGTCCGCCGCTCGGAGGTGCTCGGCGTCGCCGGGGAGAGCGGCTGCGGGAAATCGACGCTCGGCGAGACGATAGCGCTCCTCGAGGATCCGACGGGCGGTGAGATGACGTTCGACGGGGAGCCCTACGAGTACTATCAGGACGGCAACCTCCAGGAGTTTCGGCGAAAGGTCCAGATCGTCTTCCAGGATCCGTTCGACTCGCTCAACCCCCGCCAGACCGTCCGTAAACTCGTCGGCGAACCGCTGACGATCCACGATTACCGCACCGACGAGAAGGAGCAGGCCATCATCGAGACGCTCGAGAAGGTCGGGCTGACCCCCGCCGAGAAGATTCTCGATAACTACCCTCACGAACTCTCGGGGGGGCAACGCCAGCGCGTGGCGGTTGCCAAAGCGCTCGTACTGGACCCCGACTTCCTGATCTGTGACGAACCGGCATCGATGCTGGACGTTTCGCTGAAGGTCAACCTGCTGAACCTGCTGCGGGGGCTCGCCGACACCGAGGACATCGGGATCGTCTACATCTCTCACGACCTCGCAAGCCTGATGCAGGTCTCGGACCGGCTGGCCATCATGTACCTCGGCCGGATCATCGAAGAGGGTGACGTCGATCGCATCGCGACCCGGCCCAAGCATCCCTACACCTCGTCGCTGCTCTCGGCTGCGCCGGAGAAGGACCCGACTGCCGACCGAACTCGCGTCCTCCTCGAGGGCGAGCCGCCGGACCCGGTCGATCTCCCCTCGGGCTGTACGTTCGCTCCGCGATGTCCGAAGGCCCAGGAATCGTGCTGGGAGGCCGAACCTGCCATCGGCGAGACTGGGGACGAGAGCCATCAAGCGGCGTGTTACTTCCCGGACGGCGAAAACGAGCAGTCCGTGTCGGACGCGTCGGCGATGGACGAAACCGAGTTCCCCGGGTCCGCGAACACCGACTCAGTAGGTGACTGA
- a CDS encoding TrmB family transcriptional regulator: protein MSGDQNEAVDAFEQLGLTSYEAKVFIALHRLGAGTARDVAEITDVPRSQVYSVAESLENRGLLEVQQSNPIRYRPVSVDEARDTLRTQFEREQDRAFEYVETVKNEPAGEETQEDIWTVRGRDRVDDRTAAILSQAEDRIVFGTRLPELVTDSIERTIAERAAAGVAVLVVSRTKAVHDRFADIENVVVERPPPHRSDDERSGRIVIVDDDSILLSVIGDGNETAFWSSGSLFASVLIQLIEASDEVHVE, encoded by the coding sequence GTGAGCGGCGATCAGAACGAGGCCGTCGACGCCTTCGAACAGTTGGGGCTTACCAGCTACGAGGCCAAAGTGTTCATCGCGCTCCACCGGCTCGGCGCGGGGACAGCGAGAGACGTCGCCGAGATCACGGACGTCCCGCGCTCGCAGGTCTACAGCGTCGCGGAGAGCCTGGAGAATAGAGGCCTGCTCGAGGTCCAGCAGTCGAACCCGATCCGGTACCGGCCGGTCAGCGTCGACGAGGCGCGGGACACCCTCCGGACCCAGTTCGAGCGTGAACAGGATCGGGCCTTCGAGTACGTCGAAACCGTCAAGAACGAGCCGGCTGGCGAGGAGACCCAAGAGGACATCTGGACGGTTCGCGGTCGCGACCGGGTCGACGATCGAACCGCCGCTATCCTCTCGCAGGCGGAAGATCGGATCGTCTTCGGGACCCGTCTCCCGGAACTCGTCACCGACTCGATCGAACGGACCATCGCGGAGCGCGCGGCGGCCGGCGTCGCGGTACTCGTCGTCAGTCGAACGAAAGCGGTTCATGACCGTTTCGCCGACATCGAAAACGTCGTCGTGGAACGTCCGCCACCACACCGATCGGACGACGAGCGGTCGGGACGAATCGTTATCGTCGACGACGACAGCATCCTCCTGAGCGTGATCGGCGACGGCAACGAGACCGCGTTCTGGAGTTCAGGCTCGCTGTTCGCCTCCGTACTGATCCAGCTGATCGAGGCCAGCGACGAAGTGCACGTGGAATAA
- a CDS encoding mRNA surveillance protein pelota — translation MQIKDREQVEGGRERVTVVPESVDDLWHLQYVLEPGDRVAGDTTRRIQRNDDQMRDTGGEREHMWVAIAVETVEFHKFANRLRVGGEIVACSREDQLGFHHTLNVEARDELSIEKRFKPDQKARLEEAEEATENPDVAIATVEEGQAHVHSVAQYGTEERATITGTTGKGEYARGRSELFEELATVLKRLEVDAIILAGPGFTKQDAYKYLEENEPEVAELITMVDTAAVGDRGVHEVLKRGAVADVQEETRIESEAEYIDELTRRMAEGAKAAYGPGQVQQAAEFGAIERLLVLDDRLQKERGPDGEWAISVDDIVRTTEQKGGDVTVFSSEFPPGQQLSNLGGIAALLRYRLE, via the coding sequence ATGCAGATCAAAGACCGGGAGCAGGTCGAGGGTGGCCGCGAGCGGGTCACCGTCGTGCCGGAGAGCGTGGACGATCTCTGGCACCTGCAGTACGTCCTCGAGCCCGGCGATCGCGTCGCGGGCGACACGACCCGGCGCATTCAGCGCAACGACGACCAGATGCGGGATACGGGCGGCGAGCGCGAGCACATGTGGGTCGCCATCGCCGTCGAGACCGTCGAGTTTCACAAGTTCGCCAACCGGTTGCGGGTCGGCGGGGAGATCGTCGCCTGCTCGCGCGAGGATCAACTCGGCTTTCACCACACGCTCAACGTCGAGGCGCGCGACGAGCTCTCGATCGAGAAGCGGTTCAAACCGGATCAGAAGGCCCGCCTCGAGGAGGCCGAAGAAGCCACCGAGAACCCGGACGTCGCCATCGCCACCGTCGAGGAGGGTCAGGCCCACGTCCACTCGGTCGCCCAGTACGGCACCGAAGAGCGAGCGACGATCACCGGAACGACCGGCAAGGGCGAGTACGCCCGCGGCCGCTCGGAGCTGTTCGAAGAGCTCGCGACGGTCCTTAAGCGCCTCGAGGTCGACGCGATCATCCTCGCCGGTCCGGGCTTTACGAAGCAAGACGCGTACAAGTACCTCGAGGAGAACGAGCCCGAGGTAGCCGAGCTAATCACGATGGTCGACACGGCGGCCGTCGGCGACCGGGGCGTCCACGAGGTGCTCAAACGCGGGGCCGTCGCGGACGTTCAGGAGGAGACCCGTATCGAGAGCGAGGCGGAATATATCGACGAACTCACTCGGCGGATGGCCGAGGGCGCGAAGGCGGCGTACGGTCCCGGGCAGGTCCAGCAGGCCGCCGAGTTCGGTGCGATCGAACGGCTGCTCGTCCTCGACGATCGATTACAGAAAGAACGCGGTCCCGACGGTGAGTGGGCGATCAGTGTCGACGACATCGTCCGGACGACGGAACAGAAAGGCGGCGACGTAACGGTCTTCTCGAGCGAGTTCCCGCCCGGTCAGCAGCTCTCCAATCTCGGCGGGATCGCGGCATTGCTTCGGTACCGCCTCGAGTAG
- a CDS encoding DUF4870 domain-containing protein — MSTTTKPAAGAEPVEPTATSLGPDENVLGAISYLFVPLTGILVYLLEDDNEFARSHAAQSIVFGVASILVYAVLNVATTVMAMLVGDLLGFLIAALSFLSQMGLGFALLLVWLSLLITAFQGKRTSLPVLGPVAETYLL; from the coding sequence ATGTCAACAACTACCAAACCAGCGGCCGGAGCGGAACCCGTCGAACCGACAGCGACCAGTCTCGGTCCCGACGAGAACGTGCTCGGTGCGATATCATACCTGTTTGTGCCCCTGACAGGCATCCTCGTCTACCTCCTCGAGGACGACAACGAGTTCGCTCGCTCCCACGCCGCCCAGAGCATCGTCTTCGGGGTCGCGTCGATACTGGTATACGCCGTGCTCAACGTCGCGACGACTGTCATGGCGATGCTCGTCGGCGATCTGCTCGGCTTCCTGATCGCGGCGCTCTCGTTCCTGTCGCAGATGGGACTCGGATTCGCCCTCCTGCTCGTCTGGCTCTCCCTCCTGATCACGGCCTTTCAGGGGAAGCGGACGAGC